From the genome of Hyphobacterium sp. CCMP332:
CATCCGGCCCGTTGGTGATCCACACTTGTTCGACCCGTTCAGACGTAGTGATCGCCCTTGCGCTTCTCGGCGCGCAGCTTCATCCGACCACGTCCGATCCGGCACCCGGCTCCGACATGGCCAGCGCGCCGACATGTTCGCCGGACACCAGTTTGGGAAGATATTTTGCCTTTTGCGTTTCATTGGCCCAACGGCGCACCTGATTGACGCAAAGGTTGGAATGAGCCCCGTAAGACAGGCCTACAGATGCGGACGCGCGGGAGATTTCCTCCATCGCGATGCAGTGCTCGACATAGCCAAGGCCGCTGCCGCCCCATTCTTCCTCGACCGTGATGCCCAGAAGGCCCAGATCGCCCATCTTCTTCCACATGTCGGCGGGGAAGGTGTCCGTGGCATCGATCTCGGCGGCGCGCGGCGCCAGCTCGTCCGAAGCAAAGCTGCGGACGGTGTCGCGGATCATTTCGGCCGTGTCGCCAAGGTCGAATTTCATGGAAGGATATTGGTTCGGGATCATGGACGGGGATTTGGATCAAACCCCCGCGAAGGTCAAGCAAAGGTGGTGTGCTATTTTTTCCGTGAACCCAGCAACCAGATGCCGGCGCCGACGGCAAAAATGAAGCCGACCACAAGCGCAACAAGGCCTATGAACAGATTGGGCCGGGGCTCACCCGAGCCCAGTTGCGAGACCAGCTCCCAGACACCACCGGCCAGCAGGGCCAGACCGAGGAACAGCAGGATCATCTCTCCCAGATGACCGCCATTTTTGCCCGGCGCAGGGGCAGCGTCGCCATTGGACCAGCCATTCATGGCCGGGCTCGCCCGGCCCTCTTCGGCAAATTCTGCATCGATATCGGACGGGGCCAGCATGTCCTCGACTTCATCTTCCGAGCCGGTTTCGTCCGAAGCCTCTCCCGCTCCCGAGACTTCACCGGCAATGCCATCTGTAGACGCCGTGGCCACGCCAACAATGGGCGGCAGATCGCCCGCATCGGCTTCGGCAGGCGCTTCATCCTCATCATCAATCGCCACGGATTGCGTAAAGGCAAATCCAAGCACACCCGGCGGCACATCCGCCGCCTGTTCAGGCTCAGATACCGCCTCTTCGGGCTCGGCCGGCATTTCCTCGGCCGTTTGCGGCGCGGCATAGCCGCTTTCGCGCACCGGTCCGGACAATTGCGTGCGCATGCGCAAGATCACGCGCTCTGCCAGTTCTGACCGACCGGGCATCATCCGGACCGGCGCAGGCTCTGCGGGTTCAGCGGACGCGTCTTCGACGGATTGGTTTACCGGCTCGGCTTCGGGTTCTGCCGGGCTGGTGACTTCCGGTTCAACGACCGGCTCGGCCTCGGCATCCGCCAGCGGACTGACCTCGTCATCCTCATCGGACGGATGATCAAACTCGATCACCAGTTCGACCGGAGCCCGGCCGGAATCTGCGGGCATGTCCTTCAGGAAAAGTTCGCGTTCCGCCTCATGCCGCGCCACGCCGCCGCCATTCCAGGCTGCTATTGCCTCAGCGGCGTCCTGCCAGCGTTCTTTCCGGATCAGGCGAACCACAGCACTCCGCCGAAAAGCCGGCAGGCCGACACCCAGCGCAAACGAAACGAGTGCGTCACGCTGCGCCTCTCCCAGATCTCCCCCCAGAGATTCGTCAATCGCCTGCTCGGCTTGAAGCACATCATAAACCAGCAAAAGCTCGGCTTCGTCCTGCGTTACCGACGCGCCGGCCCTGGCGGCCGCGTGATGGCCATATCCGATGACCCAGCTGCCATCGCTCTGTTGATGAGCATTTGCAGCAAAGGCCTCGTGAGCCTTGATCAGTTCACGCGCAGCAGGCGTGGATTTCAAACGCGGCTTCATGAGTGTTCCATTCCGAGACGGTCCGCCAATGTTTCAGCGAACGCTCTGCAAATGCAGCGCCGAACGGATTAATTGTTTTCCGGCGTGAAGATATCTGTCGCGCCAATGGCCGTGAAGGGCGCAAAGAAACCGCCACCTGCACCGCCGCCCATGATCATCAATTCACCATTGATCGACACCATGGCCGCGTCCGTGCGTGGCGATTCCAGCGCCGGCTCTTCAACCCAGCTACCTGTCGCCATCTCCAGCCGGACATGGCTGGACAGCGTTGTGGAAAGGCTTTCGCTTCGGCCACCGGCAACGTGAATCGCGCCGTCGACAACGGCCGCAGCATGTCCCGCGCGCGGTTCGGGCAGAGCCGGGCCGATGGTCCAGCTTTCCGTCGCCGGATCGAAAATATCCACGCGCCCGGTGACAACGCCTTCATCCACCCCGCCGATAAAATAGATCCGGTCATTCAGGGCGACCGCAGCCGCACCCCGGCGTGTGATTTCGGACGGGGCCGCCAGAATGGCCCAGCTCCGCGCCTCGGGGTCAAAGACAAACACGCCATCCGTGCCGTCCTCGCCACCGATGGCATAGAGCAGACCATTCAGCGCGATGAGCTGGAAAGACGCCTTGGGCCCCGGCATGCTCGTCTCGCGTTGCCAGATGCCCTCAAGGGGATTCAGCGACCACATATCCGCGCTCGGGCGCAGAGGTTCGAACTCGGGCCGGCGAAATTCGCCGAAAGCCC
Proteins encoded in this window:
- a CDS encoding acyl-CoA dehydrogenase family protein, with the protein product MKFDLGDTAEMIRDTVRSFASDELAPRAAEIDATDTFPADMWKKMGDLGLLGITVEEEWGGSGLGYVEHCIAMEEISRASASVGLSYGAHSNLCVNQVRRWANETQKAKYLPKLVSGEHVGALAMSEPGAGSDVVG
- a CDS encoding lysozyme, whose translation is MKPRLKSTPAARELIKAHEAFAANAHQQSDGSWVIGYGHHAAARAGASVTQDEAELLLVYDVLQAEQAIDESLGGDLGEAQRDALVSFALGVGLPAFRRSAVVRLIRKERWQDAAEAIAAWNGGGVARHEAERELFLKDMPADSGRAPVELVIEFDHPSDEDDEVSPLADAEAEPVVEPEVTSPAEPEAEPVNQSVEDASAEPAEPAPVRMMPGRSELAERVILRMRTQLSGPVRESGYAAPQTAEEMPAEPEEAVSEPEQAADVPPGVLGFAFTQSVAIDDEDEAPAEADAGDLPPIVGVATASTDGIAGEVSGAGEASDETGSEDEVEDMLAPSDIDAEFAEEGRASPAMNGWSNGDAAPAPGKNGGHLGEMILLFLGLALLAGGVWELVSQLGSGEPRPNLFIGLVALVVGFIFAVGAGIWLLGSRKK
- a CDS encoding kelch repeat-containing protein; the protein is MSALRVLAVLSLSLVTAGSALADGYWRRAPELPDARAGLAAVEMNGRVYAAGGSGLTEPNSTVEVYDPSTMQWVDDTALPRGLERFGFAAVNGRLYAAGGYAASDRAVNDTGAFGEFRRPEFEPLRPSADMWSLNPLEGIWQRETSMPGPKASFQLIALNGLLYAIGGEDGTDGVFVFDPEARSWAILAAPSEITRRGAAAVALNDRIYFIGGVDEGVVTGRVDIFDPATESWTIGPALPEPRAGHAAAVVDGAIHVAGGRSESLSTTLSSHVRLEMATGSWVEEPALESPRTDAAMVSINGELMIMGGGAGGGFFAPFTAIGATDIFTPENN